A stretch of DNA from Alteromonas gilva:
TGCTGATCACGGTTGAGTTGGCGCGCCAGGATAGGATACTCCTGGGTAATGTAATTGCGGTTATAGAGACCGGTCAGAGAGTCGTGAAAGGTCATTTTCATTATTGCATCTAAACGTAATTTGCTTAGTAGCTGATTTTTTACGCGGTGTATCAAGGTTTGTGCGATAACCGGCTTGGGAACGAAATCACTGCAGCCTGCTTGCCAGCAGTCATTTTGTGAGTTTTCGCCGGTATTCGAGGTAATAAAAATAACCGGAACATCTTCAGTTGCTTTGCTTTGTTTTATTTTTTTGCACAAAGTGAGGCCATCCATGCCTGGCATGTTGACATCTACCACCATCAAATCCGGCAGGTTATTCTCGCAAAAATCCAATGCATCCAGCGCATTAGAAACGGTAAAGCACTGACATACTTCACTTAAAATTGCCGCAATCAATGTGCTGCTTATCTCATCGTCGTCAACAATCAAAATATTGCTGGACGCCAGGTTTTTGGAGGCCAGTTGAAACATCTGTGCTCTTTAACTTCTGTATTCTTGTGGATACTTAACCGTAACCATACCACTAGTAGGTTCTTTCACAATACGTTTATGAACATTAACGTTGAGGTGAGCAGCCTTGTTGGCTCTAAATGCTGGGCATAACACCCGCCCGGAGTTCGCTGAGGATGTGTCAGTCAATCACCGCGTTGTGGTAGTCTGGTAGTAATGAAGGCGTTTCCACTTGGTTGCAACCACGTTATGGCTACATTATCTGATGATTCACCATTACCAGTTGGATCCGGTAACGAACTTAGCCTTAGCCCCTTGATATTAAAAAAAGTGTTACTATATCAATGGCTGCAAATCATTCGCCGTGGGCGGCCGGCAAAACGTCTTACGGTGAGCAATTTAACTGCACCGCCGAATTTTGTTTCCACGTGGTAGACGTGTTCAGGCGTTATCGCAGTTTCCTGCCTTAATGGCATCATTACAATAAGCTCGGAATAAAGCATGCAAGCGTTAACAATAACAGGCTTAACTAAAACATACCGTGGCGGAGTCCACGCCTTAAAAGGGGTGGAGTTAACTGTCAATGAAGGCGACTTTTTCGCTCTGCTGGGTCCCAATGGCGCCGGTAAATCCACCACTATTGGTATTATTAGCTCACTGGTGAATCAAACATCTGGTCAGGTCGAAGTGTTTGGCTATGATCTGGATACACAGAAAGAACAGGCCAAAGCGTGCATAGGCCTGGTGCCACAAGAGTTCAACTTTAATCAGTTTGAGACCGTGCTGCAGATTGTGTTAAATCAGGCCGGGTATTATGGTGTGCCGCGCAAGATAGCCCATGAACGGGCCGAAAAATACCTGACCCAGCTCGACCTTTGGGAAAAACGCAATGCCCGGGCGCGGGAATTATCAGGGGGCATGAAGCGCCGGTTAATGATTGCCCGTGCCTTAATGCATGAACCCAAAATGCTGATCCTCGACGAGCCGACCGCGGGGGTTGATATCGAAATCCGCCGTTCTATGTGGCAATTCTTGCAAGAGATTAACGCGCGGGGTATTACCATTATTCTGACGACCCATTATCTCGAAGAAGCCGAAATGTTGTGTCGTAATATCGCGATTATCGATAAGGGAAAAATTGTTGAGAACACGTCCATGAAGGCGCTGTTGTCCAAGCTCAATATCGAAACCTTTGTGTTGGATCTGCAAGGCGACATTCAGCGCGTCACGCTGGAAGGGTTTGAACACCGCCTGCTCGATGGTTCAACGCTGGAGGTCGACGTGGCGAAGACCGACGGGTTAAATGCCGTATTCAGTCAACTGTCGGAGCAGGGTATACAGGTAATGAGTTTGCGTAACAAGGCCAACCGTCTGGAAGAATTATTTGTCAGTCTGGTTGAAGCCGGGCGTAAGGAGTCTGCTTAATGTCTGCTGGAAATAACTGGATTGCGCTGACCACAATTTGGATAAAAGAATGCACCCGATTTTTGCGCATCTGGATACAAACCCTGGTGCCACCCGCCATTACGATGAGCTTGTATTTTATTATATTCGGGAACCTGATTGGTGAGCGGATTGGCCAGATGGGCGGCTTTAGTTACATGGAATTTATTGTTCCCGGCCTTATCATGATGTCGGTGATTACCAATGCTTACTCCAATGTTGCATCATCATTTTTTAGTGCTAAATTTCAACGAAATCTCGAAGAAATGCTGGTCGCACCGGTGCCTACGTCGGTGATTATTCTCGGTTATGTCGGTGGCGGGGTGGCCAGGGCAATGCTGATTGGATTAATTGTCACCTTAGTGTCGATGTTTTTTGTTGATGTGCAAATTCATAATTTTATTGTCATTGTGCTGACGTTGCTCCTCACCGCGACGCTGTTTGCCACTGCCGGTCTGGTCAACGGTATTTTTGCCAAAACCTTTGATGACATCAGTCTCATCCCGACCTTTGTGTTAACGCCTCTGACCTATTTAGGTGGTGTGTTTTATTCATTAACACTGTTGCCTGACTTTTGGCAGATGGTCAGTAAAGTCAATCCGATTGTATACATGGTAAATGGTTTCAGATACGGATTTTTAGGGGTGTCAGACGTCGATATTACTGCCGCAATGGGGTTGCTGGTATTGTTTAATGTTGCTTTGTTTTTGATTGCTTATACATTACTTAAACGCGGCACCGGAATAAGAACATAAACAATGCAAGGAAATTCCCGACGGGTAGAAAGTCAGCAACCGGGTGTTCATGAAAAGCTCGATGCGATTGTTGCCAAATACCAGCAAACTGAAAATCGCCGGCCCGTGCACAAGCATACCCGGGATGCCTTTGATGAAACAATGGCCTGGCTGGGTGACTGGCAAGGCGATATCATTCTTGATTCGTGTTGTGGGGTCGGGCAGAGCACTGCCGGACTTGCCGAGCAGTTCAGTGATGCCAGGGTCATTGGCTTAGATAAATCTGATCTGCGGGTTGCAAAGCATTCGCACTACCAAAGCGCAGCAACGAATTACCGCGTGGTACGGGCTGATGTCATCGACTTTTGGCGATTGCTGCGCGGCGCGGCAGATAGCAGCGCCTGGCAACTCAAAGCCCATTATTTATGTTATCCGAATCCCTATCCTAAGCCTTCTCAGGTGCAAAAACGCTGGCATGCCAGCCCTGCCATGCCGGATCTGATGGCATTGGCACCACAACTGGAGGTAAGAAGTAACTGGCTTATCTACTTACAGGAGTTTGCCCAGGCGGCGGCGGCCTATGGCGTGCAGTGTGAAATCACCGAGGTTCCCAAGCACAGCCGCGCGATAACGCCCTTCGAACTCAAGTATCGCAACAGTGGCCAGGTCTGTTGGCGGTTAAGACGCGTATAATTAACGATATTGCTGCTAAGATTGCCGAATAAGCCCAGAGTGTGACGATTTTCATGGGTTTTCTGCCGTAAAATCTTTATAATCAACATTTGTTAGGTTCGTGTAACCCGCGGTTTCACAGAGCGTCATTTGATACAGAATGTAACGCTGCTATTGGCGTGAAGGCTTATCTGCGCTAAAGTCCGCAGATTCTGAAAGGCCTGCGCTAAGCTTACAGTTCTGGTTTCAGGCGATACCGTATAAGGGTACTGTGACCGGAGCGGTCTGGCTTATTTGTAGCAGACGGTCGTAACCAAGGCGCAGTTATCATTTTCAAGTTGAGAGGTGTACAGTGTGGGTGAAGCACAAGTAAGCTTGAAACACCTGTTTCGGGTATTTACCAAGCCAGAGCACAAAGACTCCAAGCTGGCACAAATTGAAGAACACCTTTCCGACAATATTCTTGATTTCTTGTCGCAGCATGTGGTGACTAAGAAGACCTCGCTGGAAGAGGTTGAGCAGGACTTTGCCGATGCGGTGGTTCCGGAGTCTCCGGAGTTTGTTTCGACCCATGCTGAAAACCTGCTGGAAAAGCTGGTCGCACATTCAGTTAACACCTACTCTCCAACGTTTATCGGGCACATGACGTCGGCCTTGCCGTATTTCCATTTATCGTTGGCCAAACTGCTGGTGGGCCTGAACCAAAACCTGGTAAAAATTGAAACGTCAAAAGCGTTTACCCCACTCGAACGCCAGGTGTTAGGGATGATGCACAATCTGGTCTATGAGCAGGACGAGCCCTTTTATACACAATACTTACACAGCGCACGGCATGCTCTGGGGGCGTTTTGTTCCGGCGGCACAGTTGCCAATATTACCGCGCTGTGGGTAGCCCGCAATAAATGCCTGGGGCCTGATGGTCAGTTTGCCGGTGTAGCTCGCGCAGGATTGGCGAGTGCGTATCGGCATTATGGCATTAATAACCTCGGTGTGCTGTGTTCAAAGCGTGGTCACTACAGCTTATCAAAGGCGGTCGATGTGCTTGGCATTGGCCGGGATAATCTGGTGACCTTACCGTGTCCTGAGCAAGTACTGGATCCCGAACTTGCGCTGAAAAAAGGTCGCGAGTATCAGGAACAGGGCAATCGGTTGTTGTCGATTATTGGTATTGGTGGCACCACCGAAACGGGGCACGTTGATCCGCTCGACGAACTGGCCGATGTGGCAAAAGAACTGGGTTGTTGGTTTCATGTTGATGCAGCCTGGGGCGGCGCAACGCTGTTTTCAAAGTCTTACCGCGGGATCTTAAAAGGTATTGAGCGTGCCGACTCGGTCACCATTGACGCGCATAAGCAGATGTACGTGCCCATGGGCGCGGGCATGGCACTGTTTAAGAACCCTGAAGACGCCAATGCGGTCCGCCACCACGCCCAGTACATACTACGGGAAGGTTCAAAGGATCTCGGCGCCACGACCCTGGAAGGCTCGCGTAATGGCATGGCAATGATGGTGTATTCTTCATTGCACATTATTGGGCGCAGAGGTTATGAATTACTGATTAATCAAAGCATCGAAAAGGCCAAAAAGTATGCCGCGATGATTGATGCGTTACCGGATTTTGAGCTGGTAACAGCACCGACGTTGTCGATTCTGACCTATCGGGTTTGCCCGGCTAAAATTCAACAGTGCTTGTCAGCGTTACCCCAAAAAGACGCCAAAAAGCTTAACAGCCAGGTCGATCGTTTAGTGGTTAACGTGCAAAAGTTACAGCGTGAGGCCGGGAAATCGTTCGTATCCCGTACCCGTTTAGAAAGCCCGGAATATGGCGCATATCCGATTACGGTGTTTCGGGTGGTGCTGGCGAATCCGCTGACTAACACCCGCGATCTTAAGGCCATACTGGAAGAGCAGCATGCCATAGCAGCCCGCAACCTGGTGTGGCAGCAGCTTATGGCGAACAGTCAGTGTGAAGCGCTACATCAGGCCTGATGTAGCGTTATTTGCATATTATCAATAAGCCGGGTTTT
This window harbors:
- the panP gene encoding pyridoxal-dependent aspartate 1-decarboxylase PanP gives rise to the protein MGEAQVSLKHLFRVFTKPEHKDSKLAQIEEHLSDNILDFLSQHVVTKKTSLEEVEQDFADAVVPESPEFVSTHAENLLEKLVAHSVNTYSPTFIGHMTSALPYFHLSLAKLLVGLNQNLVKIETSKAFTPLERQVLGMMHNLVYEQDEPFYTQYLHSARHALGAFCSGGTVANITALWVARNKCLGPDGQFAGVARAGLASAYRHYGINNLGVLCSKRGHYSLSKAVDVLGIGRDNLVTLPCPEQVLDPELALKKGREYQEQGNRLLSIIGIGGTTETGHVDPLDELADVAKELGCWFHVDAAWGGATLFSKSYRGILKGIERADSVTIDAHKQMYVPMGAGMALFKNPEDANAVRHHAQYILREGSKDLGATTLEGSRNGMAMMVYSSLHIIGRRGYELLINQSIEKAKKYAAMIDALPDFELVTAPTLSILTYRVCPAKIQQCLSALPQKDAKKLNSQVDRLVVNVQKLQREAGKSFVSRTRLESPEYGAYPITVFRVVLANPLTNTRDLKAILEEQHAIAARNLVWQQLMANSQCEALHQA
- the trmB gene encoding tRNA (guanine(46)-N(7))-methyltransferase TrmB, producing MQGNSRRVESQQPGVHEKLDAIVAKYQQTENRRPVHKHTRDAFDETMAWLGDWQGDIILDSCCGVGQSTAGLAEQFSDARVIGLDKSDLRVAKHSHYQSAATNYRVVRADVIDFWRLLRGAADSSAWQLKAHYLCYPNPYPKPSQVQKRWHASPAMPDLMALAPQLEVRSNWLIYLQEFAQAAAAYGVQCEITEVPKHSRAITPFELKYRNSGQVCWRLRRV
- a CDS encoding ABC transporter ATP-binding protein; the encoded protein is MQALTITGLTKTYRGGVHALKGVELTVNEGDFFALLGPNGAGKSTTIGIISSLVNQTSGQVEVFGYDLDTQKEQAKACIGLVPQEFNFNQFETVLQIVLNQAGYYGVPRKIAHERAEKYLTQLDLWEKRNARARELSGGMKRRLMIARALMHEPKMLILDEPTAGVDIEIRRSMWQFLQEINARGITIILTTHYLEEAEMLCRNIAIIDKGKIVENTSMKALLSKLNIETFVLDLQGDIQRVTLEGFEHRLLDGSTLEVDVAKTDGLNAVFSQLSEQGIQVMSLRNKANRLEELFVSLVEAGRKESA
- a CDS encoding ABC transporter permease: MSAGNNWIALTTIWIKECTRFLRIWIQTLVPPAITMSLYFIIFGNLIGERIGQMGGFSYMEFIVPGLIMMSVITNAYSNVASSFFSAKFQRNLEEMLVAPVPTSVIILGYVGGGVARAMLIGLIVTLVSMFFVDVQIHNFIVIVLTLLLTATLFATAGLVNGIFAKTFDDISLIPTFVLTPLTYLGGVFYSLTLLPDFWQMVSKVNPIVYMVNGFRYGFLGVSDVDITAAMGLLVLFNVALFLIAYTLLKRGTGIRT
- a CDS encoding GGDEF domain-containing response regulator; its protein translation is MFQLASKNLASSNILIVDDDEISSTLIAAILSEVCQCFTVSNALDALDFCENNLPDLMVVDVNMPGMDGLTLCKKIKQSKATEDVPVIFITSNTGENSQNDCWQAGCSDFVPKPVIAQTLIHRVKNQLLSKLRLDAIMKMTFHDSLTGLYNRNYITQEYPILARQLNRDQQPLGLIIFDVDNFKQYNDTYGHLQGDICLARVADAMRKFGRRARDALVRFGGEEFIALLPNTSLTDTTRLANQIIQAVFNLNIPHTTSSLGRVTLSAGAVSVQNFDQYVLDEVIEQADINLYDAKLEGKNQVVAS